One part of the Polyangiaceae bacterium genome encodes these proteins:
- a CDS encoding TIGR00725 family protein encodes MRRKVVAVVGNSVASDEAYSAARELGRALVDAGYRVVTGGMTGVMEAASRGAHESAAYVEGSVVGIIPSADAERANAYVDLVIPSGLGYSRNTLVINSADAVVAVAGGAGTLNELAMAWQLDKPIVALDIPGWSQRLAGTRIDERAREEILAAADVAAVMGHLARVLG; translated from the coding sequence ATGCGTCGCAAAGTAGTCGCTGTGGTGGGAAACAGTGTGGCGAGTGACGAAGCCTACAGTGCGGCTCGAGAACTCGGTCGTGCACTCGTCGACGCCGGATACCGCGTGGTAACGGGCGGGATGACTGGTGTGATGGAAGCGGCGAGTCGGGGCGCCCACGAATCCGCCGCCTATGTCGAAGGCAGCGTCGTCGGCATCATTCCAAGCGCGGACGCTGAGCGAGCCAACGCCTATGTGGACCTCGTCATCCCTTCAGGGCTCGGCTACTCGCGCAATACGCTGGTCATCAACTCCGCGGACGCCGTGGTGGCCGTCGCAGGGGGCGCGGGCACGCTGAACGAGCTTGCGATGGCTTGGCAGCTCGATAAGCCGATCGTGGCGCTGGACATTCCGGGTTGGAGTCAGCGGCTCGCGGGGACGCGCATCGACGAACGGGCGCGCGAAGAGATCTTGGCTGCGGCGGATGTGGCGGCCGTGATGGGGCACCTGGCGCGCGTGCTCGGCTGA
- a CDS encoding MAPEG family protein translates to MKDAWILAPVLVQVLLTIGMYIRLAVAKKRAVAANEVNEARRALHDDAWPDYVLQINNNIRNQFEVPVLFYVLVFALLSLQQADVAAQALAWLFALSRVGHALVHTGSNYVPLRRRIFTVGVFVLLGLAALTTVRLIQSALP, encoded by the coding sequence GTGAAGGACGCTTGGATTCTCGCACCGGTGCTCGTGCAGGTGCTGTTGACGATCGGGATGTACATCCGCCTCGCGGTAGCGAAGAAGCGCGCCGTGGCAGCCAACGAAGTCAACGAGGCGCGCCGCGCCCTCCACGATGACGCGTGGCCCGACTACGTGCTGCAGATCAACAACAACATCCGGAACCAGTTCGAGGTCCCGGTGTTGTTCTACGTCTTGGTCTTCGCCTTGCTCAGCCTGCAGCAGGCGGACGTCGCTGCCCAGGCGCTGGCTTGGCTATTCGCCCTAAGCCGCGTGGGGCACGCCCTGGTGCACACCGGCTCGAACTACGTCCCGCTGCGTCGACGCATCTTCACCGTCGGCGTGTTCGTCCTGCTCGGTCTAGCCGCACTCACCACCGTGCGGCTCATCCAAAGCGCGCTTCCGTAG
- a CDS encoding (2Fe-2S)-binding protein, with protein MARDKQLDAPNGGDLVDLCDQVLAPIPFSCRSASCGTCQVEVLAGMECFEEPNDEERELLELLDGPDNSRLACQARVKPGPGLIRLKPIGT; from the coding sequence ATGGCCCGGGACAAACAGCTGGACGCTCCCAACGGGGGCGACCTGGTGGATCTCTGCGATCAAGTGCTCGCGCCGATCCCGTTTTCATGTCGCTCGGCGAGTTGCGGCACTTGTCAGGTGGAAGTGCTCGCGGGCATGGAGTGCTTCGAGGAGCCCAACGACGAAGAGCGCGAGTTGCTTGAGCTCCTCGATGGCCCTGACAACTCCCGCCTAGCCTGCCAGGCGCGGGTTAAGCCAGGCCCCGGTTTGATCCGGCTCAAGCCCATCGGCACCTGA
- a CDS encoding HDOD domain-containing protein, which yields MAISKKILEGRIKRLPAFPAAVSELTRLLNDDMAGADDFERVIRVDPGLTASVLRVANSAAFGLRRQVSTVGHAVSLLGLKRIFDISVAGAFEQVLPPTLNGYGIRAEDMWSHSVATAIFADALATRLDLPIRGHVFTAGLLHDCGKLVISEFMEEGRQEIMNRLIAGDAMLQAEQTVLGTDHAVVGEAVIHQWELPEVLAEIVRYHHAPLAVQDPEDRRVVTCVHAATIMAHTLGFGADIGELQRIMDEQACVEAGLDVDLIEDVMANALEEIQALSGSFQPKAA from the coding sequence ATGGCGATTTCCAAGAAAATCTTAGAGGGGCGAATCAAGCGCCTGCCGGCCTTTCCCGCCGCGGTGTCTGAGCTGACTCGCCTGTTGAATGATGACATGGCGGGAGCAGATGACTTCGAGCGTGTGATTCGGGTCGACCCGGGTTTGACCGCTTCGGTGCTCCGCGTGGCGAACTCAGCCGCGTTTGGCTTGAGGCGACAGGTGAGTACTGTCGGTCACGCGGTCAGCTTGCTCGGCCTGAAACGCATCTTCGATATCAGCGTCGCGGGGGCGTTCGAGCAAGTCCTGCCTCCAACCCTGAACGGCTATGGGATCCGTGCGGAAGACATGTGGTCCCACTCGGTGGCGACCGCCATCTTCGCCGACGCGCTCGCTACCCGTCTCGATCTACCCATCCGCGGGCACGTGTTTACCGCTGGCTTGCTCCATGACTGCGGCAAGCTCGTGATCAGCGAGTTCATGGAAGAGGGGCGACAGGAGATCATGAATCGCCTGATCGCCGGAGACGCGATGTTGCAGGCCGAGCAGACGGTGCTCGGGACGGATCATGCAGTGGTCGGTGAGGCTGTCATCCATCAGTGGGAACTGCCCGAGGTGCTGGCGGAGATCGTCCGCTACCATCATGCTCCGCTGGCCGTGCAAGACCCCGAAGATCGCCGCGTGGTCACTTGCGTGCACGCGGCGACCATCATGGCGCACACGCTCGGGTTCGGGGCGGACATCGGGGAGCTTCAGCGCATCATGGACGAACAGGCGTGTGTCGAAGCTGGGCTCGACGTCGACCTGATCGAGGACGTGATGGCCAATGCTCTGGAGGAGATCCAGGCCTTGAGCGGTTCCTTCCAACCGAAGGCCGCCTAG
- a CDS encoding alcohol dehydrogenase catalytic domain-containing protein — protein sequence MWSLSLEPAPTLHSDTPPPERLRGEARIRVRQAGVCDTDLQLARGYMGFKGIPGHEFVGEVIEADTPALVGQRVVGDINAGCGECADCLSEHLSGHHCRRRSVLGILGRSGAFAEELCLPERCLVTVPEGVRDEAAVFAEPLAAALHVLDELPQGFSAADTLAAPAVVLGDGKLGLLIAAALAGSGLHVALIGHHESKLAMLPQLCEPSRVRGHLERELDADSKLAEALSGSPLVVEATGSANALQRAFTLVRPRGTVVLKTTVADPLSLDLAPVVINELKLVGSRCGDMRRAIAVLERGDVVPHPLIQARYPLQQADKALEHAGRKGVLKVLIEHLAA from the coding sequence ATGTGGTCCTTGTCCCTGGAACCGGCGCCGACGCTTCACTCAGACACTCCGCCGCCTGAACGTCTGCGCGGTGAAGCGCGCATCCGCGTGCGCCAGGCTGGAGTGTGCGACACGGATCTGCAGCTCGCTCGGGGTTACATGGGGTTCAAAGGGATCCCTGGCCACGAGTTCGTGGGTGAAGTGATCGAAGCCGACACACCGGCGCTCGTGGGTCAACGGGTCGTCGGTGACATCAACGCGGGCTGCGGGGAGTGCGCGGATTGCTTGAGTGAGCACCTGTCAGGCCATCACTGTCGCCGCCGAAGCGTGCTGGGTATCCTCGGGCGCTCGGGCGCGTTTGCAGAGGAACTGTGCCTGCCGGAGCGCTGCCTGGTGACGGTGCCTGAGGGGGTGAGGGATGAGGCGGCGGTCTTTGCGGAGCCGCTGGCTGCGGCGCTGCACGTGCTCGATGAGTTGCCGCAGGGATTCAGTGCCGCAGACACGCTAGCGGCACCTGCCGTGGTGCTCGGTGACGGCAAGCTCGGACTACTGATCGCTGCGGCGCTCGCTGGCAGTGGGCTCCACGTCGCGCTGATCGGTCACCACGAGAGCAAGCTCGCGATGCTGCCTCAGCTGTGTGAGCCGAGCCGCGTGCGGGGGCACCTGGAGCGAGAGCTGGATGCGGACTCCAAGCTCGCAGAGGCGCTCTCTGGTTCACCCTTGGTGGTGGAAGCGACCGGATCGGCGAACGCGCTCCAGCGCGCCTTCACGTTGGTGCGACCCCGCGGCACGGTCGTGTTGAAGACGACGGTGGCTGACCCGCTGAGCCTCGATCTGGCGCCAGTGGTGATCAACGAGCTCAAGCTCGTAGGCTCACGCTGCGGGGACATGCGCCGCGCGATAGCGGTGCTCGAGCGCGGTGACGTCGTGCCTCACCCCCTGATCCAGGCTCGCTATCCCTTGCAGCAGGCGGACAAGGCCTTGGAGCATGCTGGGCGCAAAGGCGTGCTCAAGGTGCTGATCGAGCACTTGGCTGCGTGA
- a CDS encoding NADP-dependent isocitrate dehydrogenase, with translation MTNPKIIYTKTDEAPALATYSLLPIIQAFAKAAGVEVETRDISLAGRILAAFPEKLKPEQQASDALAELGALTQHLEANIIKLPNISASVPQMHACIAELQAHGYAVPNYPAEPKTDDEKEAKARYDRIKGSAVNPVLREGNSDRRAPKAVKEYARKNPHSMGKWSKDCKSHVSTMSAGDFCHNERSATIGSATTARIEHVATDGSVTVLKEKLPLQAGEIIDGTCMSKAALVKFLEEQIADAKKTGVLFSLHMKATMMKVSDPIIFGHCVKVFFKDVFAKHAATFAELGVDANNGFGDVVSKIQSLPADKKAAIEADIQAAYAAGPDLAMVNSHKGITNLHVPSDVIVDASMPAMIRSSGCMWNKDDKLQDTKATIPDSSYAGVYEAVIDFCREHGAFDPTTMGSVPNVGLMAQKAEEYGSHDKTFEIASAGKVRVVDGDGKELFSHDVEAGDIWRACQTKDAPVKDWVKLAVTRARASSTPAVFWLDSARAHDAELIKKVETYLKDHDTSGLEILIKSPVEATKFSLARIKDGKDTISVTGNVLRDYLTDLFPILELGTSAKMLSIVPLMAGGGLFETGAGGSAPKHVQQFEQEGHLRWDSLGEFLALAVSFEHLAATFKNAQAQLLADTLDVANTKYLMENKAPSRKVNELDNRGTHYYLAAYWAEALAAQDTDKGLQARFAPVAKALKDNEEKILGELNGAQGKAQDIGGYYQPNDDLAFKAMRPSNTLNGIIEGV, from the coding sequence ATGACGAATCCGAAGATCATCTACACCAAGACTGACGAAGCTCCGGCCCTGGCGACGTACTCGCTGTTGCCCATCATCCAGGCGTTCGCGAAGGCGGCTGGGGTGGAAGTGGAGACGCGAGATATCTCGCTGGCTGGGCGTATCTTGGCGGCTTTCCCCGAGAAGCTGAAGCCTGAGCAGCAGGCGTCCGACGCGCTGGCGGAGCTCGGAGCGCTGACCCAGCACCTCGAGGCGAACATCATCAAGCTGCCGAACATCAGCGCCTCGGTGCCCCAGATGCACGCTTGCATCGCCGAGCTGCAAGCTCACGGCTACGCCGTGCCGAATTACCCTGCGGAACCGAAGACGGACGACGAGAAGGAAGCCAAGGCGCGCTATGACCGCATCAAGGGCAGCGCCGTGAACCCGGTGCTGCGCGAAGGCAACAGCGACCGCCGCGCCCCCAAGGCCGTCAAGGAGTACGCACGCAAGAACCCGCACTCGATGGGCAAGTGGAGCAAGGACTGCAAGTCCCACGTCTCCACCATGAGCGCTGGCGACTTCTGCCATAACGAGCGCTCCGCCACGATCGGCAGCGCGACCACGGCGCGCATCGAGCACGTCGCCACGGACGGCAGCGTCACCGTGTTGAAGGAGAAGCTCCCGCTGCAAGCCGGTGAAATCATCGACGGCACCTGCATGAGCAAGGCCGCGCTGGTTAAGTTCCTCGAGGAACAGATTGCCGACGCCAAGAAGACCGGCGTGTTGTTCTCGCTGCACATGAAGGCGACGATGATGAAGGTCAGCGACCCGATCATCTTTGGCCACTGCGTGAAGGTGTTCTTCAAGGATGTGTTCGCGAAGCACGCGGCGACCTTCGCCGAGCTCGGTGTCGACGCGAACAACGGCTTCGGCGACGTCGTGAGCAAGATCCAGAGCCTGCCCGCCGACAAGAAGGCTGCAATCGAAGCCGACATTCAGGCTGCGTACGCCGCAGGCCCCGACCTCGCGATGGTCAACTCCCACAAGGGGATCACGAACCTGCACGTGCCGAGCGACGTGATCGTCGACGCCTCCATGCCCGCGATGATCCGCAGCTCGGGCTGCATGTGGAACAAGGACGACAAGCTCCAAGACACCAAGGCGACCATCCCGGACAGCAGCTACGCCGGCGTGTACGAAGCCGTGATCGACTTCTGCCGTGAGCACGGCGCCTTCGACCCGACCACCATGGGCTCCGTGCCCAACGTCGGCCTGATGGCGCAGAAGGCCGAAGAGTACGGCTCCCACGACAAGACCTTCGAGATCGCCAGCGCGGGCAAGGTGCGCGTCGTCGACGGCGACGGCAAGGAGCTCTTCAGCCACGACGTGGAGGCCGGGGACATCTGGCGCGCGTGCCAGACCAAGGACGCGCCGGTGAAGGACTGGGTGAAGCTCGCGGTCACTCGTGCTCGCGCCAGCAGCACGCCGGCGGTGTTCTGGCTCGACTCCGCGCGCGCCCACGACGCTGAGCTGATCAAGAAGGTGGAGACCTACCTGAAGGATCACGACACCAGCGGCCTCGAAATCCTGATCAAGAGCCCGGTGGAGGCGACCAAGTTCTCCCTCGCGCGCATCAAGGACGGCAAGGACACCATCAGCGTCACCGGCAACGTACTGCGTGATTACCTCACGGATTTGTTCCCCATCCTCGAGCTCGGTACCTCGGCGAAGATGCTTTCGATCGTGCCGCTGATGGCGGGCGGCGGCCTGTTCGAGACCGGCGCTGGCGGTTCGGCGCCGAAGCACGTGCAGCAGTTCGAGCAGGAAGGGCACCTGCGCTGGGACTCCCTGGGTGAGTTCCTGGCGCTGGCGGTCTCCTTCGAGCACCTGGCGGCCACCTTCAAGAATGCCCAGGCGCAGCTCCTCGCGGATACGCTTGACGTGGCGAACACCAAGTACCTGATGGAGAACAAGGCGCCGTCTCGCAAGGTGAACGAGCTCGACAACCGCGGCACCCACTACTACCTCGCGGCCTACTGGGCCGAGGCGCTGGCCGCCCAGGACACGGACAAGGGCCTGCAGGCGCGCTTCGCGCCCGTTGCCAAGGCGCTCAAGGACAACGAGGAGAAGATCCTCGGGGAACTGAACGGCGCCCAGGGCAAGGCGCAAGACATCGGCGGCTACTACCAGCCGAACGACGACCTAGCCTTCAAGGCGATGCGCCCGAGCAACACCCTGAACGGCATCATCGAAGGCGTCTGA
- a CDS encoding TetR/AcrR family transcriptional regulator, translated as MTEAGRPTKRDAILAAAVECFAERGFHGTAVPEIAKRARVSTGTLYHYFSSKEELVNSLYRGWKQQVWDRVYAVFDPDAGAEAQFSKALRVITQMAVENPAMANFVELHNHAAYLDDESLALDKRLRDLAQSGVVSGQSAGILRDGNPVVLMEAVFGAFAGVIRAHLEGRIVVDDRLTDYLEGVLWSIIAKDS; from the coding sequence ATGACTGAGGCCGGGCGACCGACAAAGCGCGACGCGATCCTTGCGGCGGCGGTGGAGTGCTTCGCTGAGCGCGGCTTTCACGGCACCGCAGTTCCAGAGATCGCCAAGCGAGCACGCGTCTCGACCGGCACGCTCTACCACTACTTCTCGAGCAAGGAGGAGCTGGTCAACTCCCTCTACCGCGGTTGGAAGCAACAGGTTTGGGATCGCGTATACGCCGTCTTCGATCCCGACGCTGGCGCAGAGGCGCAGTTCTCGAAAGCGCTCCGCGTCATCACGCAGATGGCTGTGGAAAATCCGGCGATGGCGAACTTCGTCGAGCTACACAATCACGCTGCGTATCTGGATGATGAGAGTCTCGCGCTAGATAAGCGATTAAGAGATCTCGCACAGAGCGGTGTAGTAAGTGGCCAATCTGCAGGGATATTGAGAGACGGCAATCCCGTAGTCTTGATGGAAGCCGTCTTTGGCGCGTTCGCCGGCGTCATTCGTGCGCACCTCGAGGGTCGAATCGTCGTCGACGACAGACTCACCGACTACCTCGAAGGCGTCTTGTGGAGCATCATCGCGAAGGATAGCTGA
- a CDS encoding SMI1/KNR4 family protein, whose translation MRTVFERIQEFAQVSPRFKAAASEATLDSVVAAGFSLGTAKAAYEVHDGQRGCAVLEDEAGPFRWMSLRESLADARRWRKLLRGGAFDDASVVAARGVRAAWWHEGWLPVGENGAGDVLCLDFSPVKGGRRGQVVRVLHDDPARGVVAASLRELLGRVATGLESGELVCSDDYGGVIPAEEATGGATSERADLGFFEGPSVTDAKLKEVRGMTALTYVNFTGAQITDRGLKQLARLPKLKSIMLRKTLVTDSGIRWLLEAFPQLQDLALPPQATAELVPVIANHPRLRTVGTSATRFGKRGERAVSAINSKIQFF comes from the coding sequence TTGCGTACAGTTTTCGAGCGAATCCAAGAGTTCGCTCAAGTTAGCCCCCGGTTCAAAGCAGCCGCGTCGGAAGCCACGCTCGACTCGGTTGTCGCCGCCGGTTTCTCTCTGGGAACAGCAAAGGCGGCGTACGAGGTTCATGACGGGCAGCGTGGCTGTGCCGTCCTCGAGGACGAAGCTGGGCCTTTTCGCTGGATGTCGCTGCGAGAGTCCCTCGCGGATGCGAGGCGCTGGCGAAAACTGCTGCGCGGCGGCGCGTTTGATGACGCGTCTGTGGTTGCAGCGCGCGGGGTGCGCGCCGCGTGGTGGCACGAGGGCTGGCTTCCCGTCGGCGAGAACGGAGCCGGCGATGTCCTGTGCCTGGACTTCTCGCCGGTCAAAGGCGGACGCCGGGGCCAAGTGGTTCGCGTGCTCCACGATGACCCCGCACGAGGCGTAGTCGCGGCCTCCCTGCGAGAGCTGCTGGGGCGCGTCGCAACTGGGCTCGAATCAGGGGAGTTGGTTTGCTCCGACGACTACGGCGGTGTGATCCCCGCGGAAGAGGCAACGGGTGGTGCGACCTCCGAGCGCGCCGACCTGGGCTTCTTCGAGGGCCCATCGGTCACCGACGCGAAGCTCAAGGAGGTGAGGGGCATGACCGCGCTCACCTATGTGAATTTCACTGGTGCACAAATCACGGATCGAGGACTCAAGCAGCTTGCCCGCTTGCCGAAGCTCAAGAGCATCATGCTGCGCAAGACCTTAGTCACGGACAGCGGGATCCGGTGGTTGCTTGAGGCGTTCCCTCAGCTTCAGGATCTCGCGTTGCCTCCCCAGGCGACCGCGGAGTTGGTGCCAGTGATCGCCAACCACCCGCGACTTCGCACAGTGGGCACGAGCGCCACTCGATTCGGGAAGCGCGGCGAGCGGGCTGTCTCTGCGATCAACTCCAAGATCCAGTTCTTCTAG
- a CDS encoding penicillin-insensitive murein endopeptidase: MRRSRAIVVFAAMCCSVLAALAFSLPAVAGSKQDELEKKLPEKFRKSPYSLMSLSVGHPNDGFQLRAKRLKSSKYVRVRSSARAYGHPALILMLKRTAKQIGRSARGSRLLVGDISAKNGGSLTGHASHQSGRDADVAFYQLDAKGKPIDAKSMVAFDANGKAKDGSGAQFDDYRNWLLVKSWVDDNRAGLSHVFVSTPLRKRLLDFARHDKRFKSYVNKAAVLLKQPANSSAHDDHFHVRISCPKRQEEICKEQSKRRADGDEG; encoded by the coding sequence GTGCGGCGTTCCAGAGCCATCGTGGTGTTCGCGGCGATGTGTTGCAGCGTACTTGCTGCGCTCGCCTTCAGCCTGCCGGCAGTCGCTGGGAGCAAGCAAGACGAGCTCGAGAAGAAGCTGCCGGAGAAGTTCCGCAAGTCGCCCTACTCCTTGATGTCGCTCAGCGTCGGTCATCCGAACGACGGCTTTCAGCTGCGCGCCAAGCGCCTCAAGTCGAGCAAGTACGTTCGGGTTCGGAGCTCCGCCCGCGCCTACGGTCACCCGGCGCTGATCCTGATGCTCAAGCGCACCGCCAAGCAAATCGGTCGTTCCGCGCGCGGCTCGCGCCTACTGGTCGGCGACATTTCCGCAAAGAATGGTGGCTCTCTCACCGGACACGCCAGTCACCAGAGCGGCCGCGACGCCGACGTGGCCTTCTATCAGCTCGACGCCAAGGGCAAGCCCATCGACGCGAAGAGCATGGTGGCCTTCGACGCCAACGGGAAAGCCAAGGACGGTAGCGGTGCACAGTTCGACGACTACCGTAACTGGCTGCTCGTCAAGAGCTGGGTCGACGACAACCGCGCTGGCCTGAGCCACGTGTTCGTCTCCACGCCGCTCCGCAAGCGCCTGCTGGACTTCGCTCGCCACGACAAGCGCTTCAAGAGCTACGTGAACAAGGCGGCGGTGCTCCTCAAGCAGCCCGCGAACTCCAGCGCCCACGACGACCATTTCCACGTGCGAATCAGCTGCCCCAAGCGCCAGGAAGAGATCTGCAAGGAGCAGAGCAAGCGCCGCGCTGATGGCGACGAAGGGTGA
- a CDS encoding SLC13/DASS family transporter, translated as MSGDGEAEAPQGYPWLRLLLGPLIAAIAYFLARYAGLANPAAFTAGVTAWCALWWVTEPVPIPVTSLLPFALFPLCGVLDHGEVAKAYGHTLILLLLGGFVLSTAMEKSGAHRRVALGMVRLVGGRGRRLVLGFMLATGLTSMWISNTATTLMMLPVALAVIERDESNRLSAPLLLGIGYSSSIGGLGTPVGTPPNVIFMGVYKQLTHTEVSFVDWMKIGVPVTLLLIPAAWFLLTRRLGETGTVTIQKLGPWRKPETRVLIVFAITAVLWITRTEPGGGWAGLIGQKGIGDATIALFMCVVMFVCPDGEGGQLLDWPTANKIPWGLLILFGGGIAIASAFEKSGLSKSLGGALSGLAGAPLILTIAGLCLAVTFLTEVTSNTATATLLMPVLGAAAIAANIDPKLLMVPAALSASCAFMLPVATAPNAIVFGTGQVKAARMAREGFWLNLAGVVIVSLCCYLLLR; from the coding sequence ATGTCGGGCGACGGGGAGGCAGAGGCGCCGCAGGGCTATCCGTGGCTGCGCTTGTTGCTCGGCCCGTTGATCGCGGCGATAGCCTATTTCCTGGCTCGGTATGCTGGGCTCGCGAATCCCGCCGCCTTCACCGCCGGCGTGACGGCGTGGTGTGCGCTGTGGTGGGTGACGGAGCCAGTGCCGATCCCGGTAACGAGCCTCTTGCCATTTGCGCTGTTTCCGTTGTGCGGTGTGCTCGATCATGGCGAGGTCGCGAAGGCCTATGGTCACACGCTGATCTTGCTCTTGCTCGGTGGCTTCGTGCTGTCGACGGCGATGGAAAAGAGCGGCGCTCATCGCCGCGTGGCCCTCGGCATGGTGCGCTTGGTGGGCGGGCGAGGACGCCGCTTGGTGCTTGGCTTCATGCTAGCGACGGGCCTCACCAGCATGTGGATCAGCAACACAGCGACCACGCTGATGATGCTGCCAGTCGCTCTCGCCGTCATCGAGCGCGACGAGAGCAATCGCCTCTCAGCGCCGCTGCTGCTCGGGATCGGCTACTCCTCGAGCATCGGCGGCCTCGGCACACCCGTTGGCACACCGCCGAACGTGATCTTCATGGGTGTGTACAAGCAGCTCACGCACACCGAGGTGAGCTTCGTCGATTGGATGAAGATCGGCGTGCCGGTGACCTTGCTGCTCATCCCAGCGGCTTGGTTCCTGCTCACTCGTCGCCTCGGGGAAACGGGCACGGTCACGATCCAGAAGCTCGGTCCGTGGCGCAAACCCGAGACGCGCGTCCTGATCGTGTTCGCGATCACCGCGGTGCTGTGGATCACCCGCACCGAGCCGGGCGGCGGCTGGGCGGGCCTCATCGGCCAGAAAGGCATCGGCGACGCGACCATCGCGCTCTTCATGTGCGTGGTGATGTTCGTCTGCCCGGATGGCGAAGGTGGGCAGCTCCTCGACTGGCCCACCGCCAACAAGATCCCGTGGGGTCTGCTGATCTTGTTCGGTGGCGGCATCGCCATCGCCAGCGCCTTCGAGAAATCGGGGCTCAGCAAATCCCTTGGTGGCGCGCTCAGTGGCCTCGCCGGAGCGCCGTTGATCCTGACCATCGCAGGCCTGTGCCTGGCGGTGACGTTCCTCACCGAGGTAACCAGCAACACCGCAACAGCCACGCTCTTGATGCCCGTGCTCGGAGCGGCGGCGATTGCGGCCAACATCGATCCGAAGCTCTTGATGGTGCCCGCGGCGCTCAGCGCGAGCTGCGCCTTCATGCTACCCGTCGCGACCGCGCCCAATGCGATCGTGTTCGGAACCGGTCAGGTCAAGGCGGCGCGCATGGCCCGTGAAGGTTTCTGGCTGAATTTAGCCGGTGTCGTGATCGTCAGTCTGTGTTGCTACCTGCTCCTTCGGTGA
- a CDS encoding saccharopine dehydrogenase NADP-binding domain-containing protein — MIVVFGATGFTGRLCVEALQDLGVKDVVLGGRSRSSLAELSNRTGFKYRVADATNSQSLRELVRGAQVVVSCAGPFARFGEPVVSAALHAKAHFLDTTGEQAYMMRVVERYHGAAVLAKVAVVNAHAFEFALGSCAASLLAETHPELDTLHVFNRVQGVRNIAASRGTLKSGLGALAEPGYERKRGVLVPRGVSPLPRRAHFPDNGATELAVPFPGGEAIHLIKQHPQLKNVSTNLVVPKGLAAPLMAAWSLKHVYKRVYERGLLKDIEARIDQGSEGPSDDVRRQQAFKVLAVGSVGGKHGTEQSVLVTGTDPYGITARCIAIGAKWLVTKEAQNVGVVDTASAFGAREFLQALEPYGVRVSTPGSVRA, encoded by the coding sequence ATGATCGTCGTCTTTGGAGCCACGGGATTCACCGGCCGCTTGTGCGTCGAAGCCTTGCAAGACTTGGGCGTCAAGGACGTGGTCCTCGGAGGCCGTAGTCGCTCGAGCCTAGCGGAGCTCAGCAATCGCACCGGCTTCAAGTATCGCGTGGCCGATGCAACCAACAGCCAGAGCCTGCGGGAGCTGGTGCGCGGCGCCCAGGTGGTGGTGAGCTGCGCCGGGCCTTTTGCACGCTTCGGGGAGCCAGTCGTCAGCGCGGCGCTGCACGCGAAGGCGCACTTCCTCGATACCACCGGGGAGCAGGCGTACATGATGCGCGTCGTCGAGCGCTACCATGGCGCTGCGGTGCTGGCGAAGGTCGCCGTGGTGAACGCCCACGCCTTCGAGTTCGCGCTAGGCAGCTGCGCGGCATCGCTCCTTGCGGAAACGCATCCCGAGCTCGACACGCTGCACGTCTTCAATCGAGTTCAGGGGGTGAGGAACATCGCGGCTAGCCGGGGCACGCTCAAATCAGGACTGGGTGCCTTGGCTGAACCCGGCTACGAGCGCAAACGGGGCGTGCTGGTTCCCCGCGGGGTGTCGCCGTTGCCGCGCCGGGCGCACTTCCCAGACAACGGCGCGACGGAGCTCGCCGTGCCATTTCCGGGAGGCGAAGCCATTCACCTGATCAAGCAGCACCCTCAGCTGAAGAACGTCAGCACCAACTTGGTAGTGCCTAAAGGCCTCGCGGCGCCGCTGATGGCCGCCTGGTCGCTGAAGCACGTCTACAAGCGCGTGTACGAGCGCGGCTTGCTCAAGGACATCGAGGCGCGCATCGATCAGGGCAGCGAAGGGCCGAGCGACGACGTACGGCGCCAGCAAGCCTTCAAGGTACTAGCAGTAGGCAGCGTGGGTGGCAAACACGGCACCGAGCAGAGCGTGCTGGTCACTGGAACGGATCCTTACGGAATCACCGCGCGCTGCATTGCGATTGGCGCAAAATGGCTGGTCACCAAAGAGGCGCAGAACGTCGGCGTCGTGGACACCGCCAGCGCCTTCGGAGCGCGCGAGTTCTTGCAGGCGCTCGAGCCCTATGGCGTGCGTGTCAGCACACCCGGGTCGGTCAGGGCGTGA